Genomic window (Granulicella arctica):
AATACGGCATGATGGCGGCGTATGCGGAGGGGTTGAACATCCTGAAGCATGCCAACGTCGGCAATACGCAGGAGAGCTTCGATGCGGAGACGGCACCGATGCGGGAGCCGGATCACTATAAGTACGATCTGCCCATTCCTGAGGTCGCGGAGGTGTGGCGGCGCGGAAGCGTTGTTTCTTCGTGGCTGCTGGACCTGACAGCGACGGCGCTGGTTGAGTCTCCGACGCTTGAGAACTATGGCGGTCGAGTGTCTGACTCTGGCGAAGGCCGGTGGACGTCTATCGCTGCTATCGACGAGGGTGTACCGGCAGACGTGCTGACGGCGGCACTCTTCTCGCGGTTTACGTCACAGGCGAATGGCACGTATGCGAACAAACTGCTTTCGGCGATGCGCTACCAGTTCGGTGGGCACAAGGAAAAGAAGGCAGAGTAGATGTTTTGAAGGCAGGATCGTGCGGCGTCCGGGTTCCATCCTGGACGCCGTCGCTTTTTAAGCCGCTAGACAGGCAGGTTGAGCGAGCAGACGCAGCGTTGGCAGGTAGGGTCTGTAGCTACTTCAAGGCGACTGCGGAAGGCCTGGGCGGTCTGGCTGTTGATGGCTTCTTCAAGAGTGCTGTGGCTGGTGGTGGCTACAGGCGGGTGGAAGAAGCAGGGGCGAAGGGTGCCATCGACCTCCATGACGGTCGAGACCCAGGGGGCGTTGCAGCGCGGGGCGCGGGGCGGGGTGCCTTCGAGAAATTCGCGGAAGCGCGTGGGGATGCGGCGGAGTTTGGCTGGGCTCTCGGCGATGAAGCGGGTGCGGAGGTCATCTGCGTGGGTGGCGATGAGGAATTCGACCTCGGACTCGAGGGTGGCGAGTTCGGATGGGTCAAGGGCTATCTCGCTTTGGCGATTGGGCGACCAGCCCTGTTCTCGGTTGAAGGCTCCTGAGGAGATATCTGCGGGCAGGAAGGAGATGCTGTCGAGGGCAAGGGCGTGGGCGGCTTCGACGGTGGCGCGGAGGTGGGCGTGGTTCTGCTTCTGCACGGTGGTTCGGCAGGCGATGGGCATGGCGGGGTTGAGGGTGCGGACGGTCTGGATACCTCGGGCTATGGTTTCGAAGGCTCGGGGGATGCTGCGGATGGCGTTGTGAATCTCGACGGGGCCGTCGATGGAGATGATGATTTCGTCTATGGCTGCGGCTACGAGGGCGGCCCGTTTGTGAAGGAGCAGCCCGGTGGTGAGGAGGGTGATGCGGATGTTAAGGCTGCGGAAGAAGGCGCAGATGTCGGGGAGATCGCGGTTGAGGAGAGATTCGCCGCCGGAGAGGACAACCTGGCGGGTGGCGAGGGTGCGGAGGGAGTCTCGGTGGCGTTCTAGGGATGCTGCGGAGAGTTCGGTGGAGTCTTTACGCTTCCAGATGTCGCACATGACGCAGCGACAGTTGCATTGCGTATGGATGTTAAGGAGGAGGATGGGAAGCGTAGCGAGGCGGGAGGGCGCACGCACCGGGAAAGGCGTCGGGATTGCGGGCTGGATCTCAACTAAGTGGGAGATGATGCACCTCCTTGTTGCCCAGGCGGAGATTACCCTTGCCGAGAACCTGTTCGGCAGCTTCGAAGAGTGCGGGTAGGGGAGCGCGGACCCAGCGTTGATGGCCGCTTATTTCGAGGAGATGCAGGCCGACGCGGGATTCAGGCACCAGGCGTTTGTAGAGGGATGGTGAGGCAGCATGAACTCGACCGCCGAGGAGGACGAGTTCTACATCTGCAAGGGTGAGGTTGGCTATGGTCTGCGCTGGAGTTTGATGAGTATCGCGGACGGCTATGAGGTCAGCTCTCCCGCCGGGAAGGATGGTGCCTTCGCCCTTGTGGAGGTGCAGGATTGCGGATGGGTTCTCGGTGACGAGGTTGTAGAGGAGATTGGGGTCCAGGCGTTGGGACTGGAGATGGTGGATTTCGTCGAGCAGATCGCCGATGGCTGTGAGAGGTGAGTCGCTGCCTAACGCGGCGTGTTCGATCGAGGTGATGAGGGCGTTCGAAGGCGATTGGGCAAAGAGGAAGAGGTTTGAGGTGGGGCAGAGGACGAGCGAGACGCTGCGCTGGTTGAGGAGAGCTATGTCTGATTCGGTGAAGGCGAGACCGTGGACGAGAACGGTGTTCCGACTGAGTAGGTGGAGGCGATTAAGTTCGTCGAGTTCCTCGCGGCTTGGGTGACCGATGCCTTCTCCGGCATGGAGGATGAAGGGCCGGTCGGCTGGGGTGCTCTCGAAACGCGCGGTTACATTGCGTTCGAAGCTAAGGGAATGAGCCCAGCCGAAGTCAGTGAGGACGCGGACGAGGAAGTCGGGGTGTGTGAGTTCTGGATGGAATGGATTGTGGTGGCAGACGGTGGTGACGCCGCAGAGGAGGTTGCGGAGTGCGCCCCACCACAATCTGGTGGCGAGAGGGATTTGGCGGTGGAGATTGATGGTCGCGGCGTGTACGTTGTGAATCTCATTGGCCCACTCGGCGGAGTTGCTATAGGCGGGGGCGTTTGGAGAGCGGCCGAGGTTTGGGAAGAGGGCAAACTCCAGATGATCGTGCGCGTTGATGAGGCCGGGCAGGAGGACATAGCCGGCCAGGTCGAGCGTGTCGTCGTGGCGCGAGTTGGCTGGTGCGATCTGGTTGCCGTCAATGGTGAGTGGGTGGTGGTTCCAGGTGGTGGCGTTGACGCTCCAGCGTGCGTTGGTGATCTGCGTTCTTGAGGAGACAGGGACGTGTTCCCGAGATGTTGCAGGTGGGGCGCCCGGAACTGTGGGGCTGTAGAGCAGTTTGAGCAGGTAGATTGCGGGGGTGTTCGTGAGGCTTTCGTAGTCGGTTAGCTTGCCTGCCTGCTCGAAGGTGGGTCGTTCTGGAGGACCGAAGGCGGGTTCGGTGAGGGTGCTTAGTTCGAAGCTGTGATTTGTGAATGTGGCGATGATCTCCGTCAGCGTGCGGCAGTGTGCGGGGATGTTGATTGTGGTCTCGGCGGTGCGAAAGCTGCGGGTCCAGCCACGCTCGGCTGCAGTGGCGGGATGCATGTCTGAGAGGAGGATGTGGCCGCCGGGCCTGAGAGTGCGGGCGCACTCGCAGGCGAAGGCGGGTAGGTCGTCCACGTAGCTCAGGACGAAGGAGGCGAGGATGAGGTCGTAGGAGTTGGTGCTGCCGGGTAAGTTGGTAGCTTCGCTCTCGTGCAGAACGGTGGCTTGGCTTAGCTTTCTGCGGGCTTGCTCCAGCATGGTGGTAGAGCAGTCGGTGCCGGTGAGCGAATGGGGGGCGAGCGCTTCGAGGCGGACGAGCCAGCGGCCTGTGCCGCAGCCTACGTCGAGGATGTTGTTGTCTTTGATCGGGGGCAGGAGGCTGGGCGCGGTGCGCTCCTCGAGCATGAGCAGGGGGTTGGACTGGGTGTCGTAGACCTCGGCCCATTGATCGAAGATGCTGCCAGGAGCGGCAGGCCGCGTGCTCACAGGCTCTCTCGTTTGGGCTTGCGCAGGGCGATGAACTGATTGGCGAGATGAAGCTCGAAGGGGAAGCCGTAGACGCGAAAGGTATACCGCCAGGCGCTGAGGGCCTGGAGGAAGAGACGGGTCCACTTGGGGGCGCGGATATCCTGCACGGTTGGCCAGCGAGAGGCGACGACGGTCTCGAAGTTGTCGATGAGGTTCTTGGTCTTCTGCTTGAGCCAGGGAGCGTTGGTGTCGATCCGAAGGGTGTAGTTCATCCACTCCTTGGTGGCCCAGCCGGCGGGGGTGTCCGGAAAGGGAACCTCGATGTTGCCATACATCTCACCGCCTGCCTTGTGAGGCTGTGGGGTGGGGGTGTAGTGCTGGATGATGATCTCGGAGTCAGGGTTGATGCGCTTGATCTTGCGGATGAAGTTGAGGGTCTCGCGCGTGTCGCGTTCAGGATCGTTCGGGTTGCCGACGACGAAGGAGAACTCGGGGATAATGCCGAACTGGTAGGTGCGGCGGGCTATGTCAAGGGTCTGCTCGGTGGTGATGCCCTTCTGCATCTCTTCAAGGACCCAGTCGGAGCCGGACTCGGCACCGAAGAAGATCATGGTGCACCCGGCGCGTTTGATGGCGGCCCAGGTGTCGTCGGTGTAGCGGGACATGATGTCGACGCGAGCCTCACACCACCAGCGAAGGTTGAGGTGGGCCATGCGGTCGCAAAGGTCGCGGGCAAGATCTTCGCGAAGGAAGAAGTTCATGTCGTAGAACTGGACGGAGTCTGCACCGTACTGATCGACGAGGTGGGTGAGGATGGCCACGGTGCGTTCCGGTGACTCAAACTTTTCCTTGTTGCCATAGGCTGCGTGGACGCCGCAGAAGCTGCAGTTGAATGGACAACCGATGCTGGCATGGTGGACGGCGGTGCGCTTGCCGAAGAACGAGGGGCGCATGTACTTCTCGACGGGCAAACGATGGAAGGGTGACCAGGGAAACTCGTCGGGACCCTTCATGGGGCGCTCGCCGTTGTCGTGACGGAGGCCGAAGATGTCTTTGTAGAGGAGGCCTTTGACGGAGTCGAGGGAGCGATTGCCGCGAAGGGCATCCAGCAGTTCGAGGAGGGTGTCTTCACCCTGTCCACGGACGACGTAATCGACATAGCGGGCGTTGAGAGCGGCGTCTGGGTAGAGGGAGGGGAAGTACCCGCCCCAGCAGATGGTGACCTCAGGGTGCAGGCGGCGAACCTCGCGTGAGGTCTCCATGGCGGCTACCATCTGGGGGCCGGGCATGGCAGAGACGCCGAGGAGTTCGACGTGGTGTTCGCTGATGAGTTTGAGGATGCTTTCGGTGGCGCCATCTTCGAGATTGCCATCGACGATCTCGTACTCCTCTTTACCTTCAAGTGCTGCGGCGAGGGCGAGTACAGCGAGAGGAAGACGGCGGTTGCGCGGCTTGGTAGCGCGAGGATGGTAGAGGATGATCATGAGGTGACCTCTGCCATGTAGATACGGAACTGCGAGGGGGTGCGGCGATTGCGCAGCCGGGCGCGGACTGGGCGCAGTGCCCAGTTGAGACCGTAGTAGGGCTTATAGACTTGCCACGTTATTCCGAGAGTGGCTGCCATGTCTCGGAGGCGTTCCGGAGTGAGGAATTCGAGGCTTGGTCGTGAGTCGGAGGCGATGCCGTAGGTGGCGCGGAAGTGATTGTGCTTCTCTTCAACCATCTTTCGGCCACTCTCTTCGAGTTTGTACCAGGGGGTGTCGGCGATGACGACGGCACCGCCACGTCGTGTGCAGCGGAGAGCCTCGGCTAAGGTCTTGGTGTAGTTCTCAGCGTAGTGAAAGGAAGCGTTGAAGATGGCAAGATCGAATGTAGCGTCCGCGAAGGGAAGCTGGTTGAGGCTGGCCTGGACGCGGGGGAACATGGTGGCGAGGTTCGCGGCGTAGTGTGAGGCTGCGCCGAGGCCATCGTCATCGTTGGTGAGGAGGTCGACGGCGACGGGGACATGTCCGAGGAGCGAGAGACGGTAGCTCAACCAGCCGTTGCCTGCGCCGAGATCGAGGATGCGAAGAGGGCGGACCTGGTGGGATGCGAGACGTGTGAGGATGCAGCGTTCGATGTTGCGGAAGGTGCGGGCGCGGATCATCCACTGGCCGGGCATTCTGCCGGAGCGATCTTCGTAGGGCAGAGCGAGATAGTAAGCGGGGTCATCGCTGGCGCGGCCTTCGGCAGCACGGATGAACTCATAGTCGCGGATAAAGGGTTCGAATAGTTGGGACTGCTTGGGTGAGAGGGAGCGCCAGATACCTTTGTCGCAGAGAGTCTCGGCGTTACAGTGCGAGCAGGAGGTGGAGGTGGTTGCGTCGAGCGTCGTGAGAACGGAGGAGCAACGACAGCACAGAAGTACTGGTTGCCCGCTTAGCGATGTGGCTGGATTCGAAAGAGAAGGTATGAGTTGAAGTGTTGTCATGAAGACACCTTCTCGAAGGTGAGCAACCTATGGTCACCGGTGCTGCGCAAGATAGGGAGGGTCGACAGGGTAGCTTCGAGGCGACACAGGATGCTGAAGATTGTAGGGTGCCGACGAACCCACGGCTCGAGGTAGGACGGCGGGACGGCGACTCCTATGCCGATATGGGAGCTTAGGCGAAAGTTTGGCGCAAAGCTGCGGCGTAGCTGGCGGAGTGTGGGGTAATAGATCGTCAGGGATGCGCCGTCCAACGTGGCTTGAGCCTGTCCTCGGCACCGGCGAAGGCTTTTCCTGAGATTTCCGCGAGTGAGATAGTAGAGGATTTCGGTGAGGCAGAAGCGGGTAGAGAAGCAGAGGAGTAGCTTGTCGCCGGGCTTGATGAGGCTTGCAAGTGAGTTGGCGACGGCGTCCAGGTCGGCGCTGCAGTTGAGGCCGGAGAAGTTTGAGAAGATGCCGTCGAAGCGCGGGGCGGGATGGAGTTCGGCGATGCGCTCCGTGGGGAGATGGCAGAAGACGATTGGGAGTGCTGTGGGCTGATACTTCAGGCGGTGTTCAGCTCGCACGATCATCTGCTGCGAAGCGTCGCAGGCGAAGACGGAGATGTTGTTCTGTGCGAGGAACAAGGCGTCTTCGCCGGTGCCACAGTTCAGTTCGAGGATGTTGTTACCCGGGTGAAAGGTCTTACGGACAATCCTCCAAACCGCATGGCGCTGGGCTCGTCCGATAAGGGAGTTGGTGAAGTCGTTGTCATAGGTCGCGGCGAGGCGATCGAAGACGAGGCCGGCCAATGTGATGGGGTTAGTTGGATGGGTAGAACTCATGCTTCTACCTCGTTGTGAGTGGCGACGAGCGCCTGGCGAGAGGCTATGATCTGTGCGCTGAGTTCGTTGAGCAGGAGAGCGTCATCAGTGCCGCTTGCGCTAAGCTTGGCGCGCTGTACTTCATCGCGAAGGAGCTTGTCGGCGTGGGCATAGTAAGCGCGGGAGTGACGACCGGTGATCTTGATCTCACGGTCGGAGCTTTGTCCCCATGGTTTGAGTTGAACGAGCCTATCCTGTACCTGCTGGTAGTAGGGCGTGCCTTTGATGGGATACGAGACGGTTGTGAAGAAGACGTCCGGCCTGGATCTGCTGACGTGTTGAATGGTGGCCTCGATGTCTTCCATCTCTTCTCCCTCGTAGCCCCACATGAGGAACATGCCGCTCTGGATCTTACGGGAACGACTGCCTTCGATGGCGCGCTGGACCTGCTCGACCTTGACACCGCGATCCATGGAGTCAAGTAAGCGCTGCGAACCGCTTTCGGAGCCGATCCAGATGCGGAAGCAGCCTAGTTCGGCAAGGAGGTCGAGCATCTCGTCGTTGAGGCGGTCGGCGCGGGAGATGCACTCGAAGGGGATGCGGAGGTTGCGGCGGCGCATCTCGGCGGCGTACTGACGAATCCACTCGTGGTTGATGGTGAAGACGTCGTCGGAGACCCAGGCGATGTCAGGGGTGTACTCGTTGACGAGCCACTCGACCTCGTCGACGACCTTGACGGGATTGCGGCGGCGGTGAGTCTGGCCGTAGACCTGATGTGAGCACCAGCGACACTTGTAAGGGCAGCCGCGTGCGGTGATGAAGTTTACAGAGCCCTGCTGGTGATGGGTGCGCCAGGTATCCACGTAGCGCTGAAGGTCGATGGCGTGGCGGGCGGGCCAGGGTTGCGCGTCCAGATCTGCAATCTGGGATCGCGGTGGATTCTGGCGGAACTGGCGAACGTCATCGAGGTACGCTACACCGGAGATCTTCGATTTCCAGGCCGGATCGGTGCGGTCAGCGCGCTCGCGGAAGGCGGTGAGAAGCTCCTGCATGGTGGCTTCCCCCTC
Coding sequences:
- a CDS encoding radical SAM protein yields the protein MRAPSRLATLPILLLNIHTQCNCRCVMCDIWKRKDSTELSAASLERHRDSLRTLATRQVVLSGGESLLNRDLPDICAFFRSLNIRITLLTTGLLLHKRAALVAAAIDEIIISIDGPVEIHNAIRSIPRAFETIARGIQTVRTLNPAMPIACRTTVQKQNHAHLRATVEAAHALALDSISFLPADISSGAFNREQGWSPNRQSEIALDPSELATLESEVEFLIATHADDLRTRFIAESPAKLRRIPTRFREFLEGTPPRAPRCNAPWVSTVMEVDGTLRPCFFHPPVATTSHSTLEEAINSQTAQAFRSRLEVATDPTCQRCVCSLNLPV
- a CDS encoding methyltransferase domain-containing protein gives rise to the protein MSTRPAAPGSIFDQWAEVYDTQSNPLLMLEERTAPSLLPPIKDNNILDVGCGTGRWLVRLEALAPHSLTGTDCSTTMLEQARRKLSQATVLHESEATNLPGSTNSYDLILASFVLSYVDDLPAFACECARTLRPGGHILLSDMHPATAAERGWTRSFRTAETTINIPAHCRTLTEIIATFTNHSFELSTLTEPAFGPPERPTFEQAGKLTDYESLTNTPAIYLLKLLYSPTVPGAPPATSREHVPVSSRTQITNARWSVNATTWNHHPLTIDGNQIAPANSRHDDTLDLAGYVLLPGLINAHDHLEFALFPNLGRSPNAPAYSNSAEWANEIHNVHAATINLHRQIPLATRLWWGALRNLLCGVTTVCHHNPFHPELTHPDFLVRVLTDFGWAHSLSFERNVTARFESTPADRPFILHAGEGIGHPSREELDELNRLHLLSRNTVLVHGLAFTESDIALLNQRSVSLVLCPTSNLFLFAQSPSNALITSIEHAALGSDSPLTAIGDLLDEIHHLQSQRLDPNLLYNLVTENPSAILHLHKGEGTILPGGRADLIAVRDTHQTPAQTIANLTLADVELVLLGGRVHAASPSLYKRLVPESRVGLHLLEISGHQRWVRAPLPALFEAAEQVLGKGNLRLGNKEVHHLPLS
- a CDS encoding class I SAM-dependent DNA methyltransferase, yielding MSSTHPTNPITLAGLVFDRLAATYDNDFTNSLIGRAQRHAVWRIVRKTFHPGNNILELNCGTGEDALFLAQNNISVFACDASQQMIVRAEHRLKYQPTALPIVFCHLPTERIAELHPAPRFDGIFSNFSGLNCSADLDAVANSLASLIKPGDKLLLCFSTRFCLTEILYYLTRGNLRKSLRRCRGQAQATLDGASLTIYYPTLRQLRRSFAPNFRLSSHIGIGVAVPPSYLEPWVRRHPTIFSILCRLEATLSTLPILRSTGDHRLLTFEKVSS
- a CDS encoding B12-binding domain-containing radical SAM protein — encoded protein: MIILYHPRATKPRNRRLPLAVLALAAALEGKEEYEIVDGNLEDGATESILKLISEHHVELLGVSAMPGPQMVAAMETSREVRRLHPEVTICWGGYFPSLYPDAALNARYVDYVVRGQGEDTLLELLDALRGNRSLDSVKGLLYKDIFGLRHDNGERPMKGPDEFPWSPFHRLPVEKYMRPSFFGKRTAVHHASIGCPFNCSFCGVHAAYGNKEKFESPERTVAILTHLVDQYGADSVQFYDMNFFLREDLARDLCDRMAHLNLRWWCEARVDIMSRYTDDTWAAIKRAGCTMIFFGAESGSDWVLEEMQKGITTEQTLDIARRTYQFGIIPEFSFVVGNPNDPERDTRETLNFIRKIKRINPDSEIIIQHYTPTPQPHKAGGEMYGNIEVPFPDTPAGWATKEWMNYTLRIDTNAPWLKQKTKNLIDNFETVVASRWPTVQDIRAPKWTRLFLQALSAWRYTFRVYGFPFELHLANQFIALRKPKRESL
- a CDS encoding B12-binding domain-containing radical SAM protein, producing the protein MPDLLLTHGYFLYEDPKEIQIMKPYAPLGILYLCSHLRNNGFDVEVFDTTFSTRDALFQHLRTETPSVLGIYANLMTRSNAVEIMSVAHEAGWRVIVGGPEPGAYAQEYLEAGADFVVFGEGEATMQELLTAFRERADRTDPAWKSKISGVAYLDDVRQFRQNPPRSQIADLDAQPWPARHAIDLQRYVDTWRTHHQQGSVNFITARGCPYKCRWCSHQVYGQTHRRRNPVKVVDEVEWLVNEYTPDIAWVSDDVFTINHEWIRQYAAEMRRRNLRIPFECISRADRLNDEMLDLLAELGCFRIWIGSESGSQRLLDSMDRGVKVEQVQRAIEGSRSRKIQSGMFLMWGYEGEEMEDIEATIQHVSRSRPDVFFTTVSYPIKGTPYYQQVQDRLVQLKPWGQSSDREIKITGRHSRAYYAHADKLLRDEVQRAKLSASGTDDALLLNELSAQIIASRQALVATHNEVEA
- a CDS encoding class I SAM-dependent methyltransferase — encoded protein: MTTLQLIPSLSNPATSLSGQPVLLCCRCSSVLTTLDATTSTSCSHCNAETLCDKGIWRSLSPKQSQLFEPFIRDYEFIRAAEGRASDDPAYYLALPYEDRSGRMPGQWMIRARTFRNIERCILTRLASHQVRPLRILDLGAGNGWLSYRLSLLGHVPVAVDLLTNDDDGLGAASHYAANLATMFPRVQASLNQLPFADATFDLAIFNASFHYAENYTKTLAEALRCTRRGGAVVIADTPWYKLEESGRKMVEEKHNHFRATYGIASDSRPSLEFLTPERLRDMAATLGITWQVYKPYYGLNWALRPVRARLRNRRTPSQFRIYMAEVTS